In one window of Carcharodon carcharias isolate sCarCar2 chromosome 14, sCarCar2.pri, whole genome shotgun sequence DNA:
- the LOC121287003 gene encoding protein NDRG3-like isoform X3, with product MEELQDVQLTEIKPLLTDGNSARNFQDFDCQEHDIETAHGVLHVTMRGTPKGNRPVILTYHDIGLNHKSCFNTLFNYEDMQEITHHFAVCHVDAPGHQEAAPPFPSGYQYPTMDELADMLPTVLTHLNIQTVIGIGVGAGAYILTKFALNHQNFVEGLVLINIDPCAKGWMDWAASKLSGWTTNLDDIVLAHHFSSEELETNLELIQTYRLHISQDINQENLHLFVDSYNSRRDLEIERPALGVNEVTDKTLQCPSLLVVGDTSPAVEAVVECNSRLNPTNTTLLKMADCGGLPQVVQPGKLTEAFKYFVQGMGYMFHSH from the exons GAACATGACATTGAAACTGCGCATGGTGTGCTGCATGTAACCATGCGAGGTACCCCAAAGGGGAACAGACCTGTCATTTTAACCTACCACGACATAGGCCTCAACC ACAAATCTTGCTTCAACACATTGTTCAACTATGAGGACATGCAGGAAATCACACACCACTTCGCTGTTTGTCACGTGGATGCCCCTGGACACCAAGAAGCAGCCCCACCTTTCCCATCGGG ATACCAGTACCCAACCATGGATGAGCTGGCTGATATGCTGCCTACCGTCTTAACCCATTTAAA CATACAGACTGTAATTGGAATTGGAGTTGGGGCTGGTGCTTACATCCTAACCAAATTTGCA CTGAATCATCAAAATTTCGTGGAGGGACTTGTCCTTATCAACATTGACCCATGTGCTAAAGGCTGGATGGACTGGGCTGCATCAAAA CTTTCCGGATGGACAACCAACCTGGATGACATTGTGCTGGCTCATCATTTCAGCAGT GAGGAGCTGGAAACCAACTTGGAGCTGATCCAGACCTACCGACTTCACATCTCCCAGGACATCAACCAGGAAAACCTTCATCTCTTCGTCGACTCGTACAACAG CCGTAGAGATCTGGAGATTGAACGACCTGCTCTTGGTGTCAATGAAGTGACTGATAaaactctgca GTGCCCTTCTTTGCTGGTTGTTGGTGACACCTCTCCTGCAGTGGAGGCAGTG GTGGAGTGCAATTCTAGGCTAAACCCAACCAACACAACATTGCTGAAG ATGGCAGATTGTGGAGGGCTTCCACAGGTTGTTCAG CCTGGTAAGCTGACCGAAGCCTTCAAGTACTTTGTGCAGGGGATGGGTTACA TGTTTCACAGTCATT